The genomic interval GCTCCGCCCCCTCCGCCAATATCGAATACTTCGGCTTCGGCTGCACCAGCCAGAAGTGCATCGGTGTGGCCTACGTCCTGCTGCCCGACCGCTGGAACCTCTACCTCGCCACCCCCAAATCCGTTGCCGCCCAAATGCACGACTTCGCCACCCACCTCCGCACCGCCGTAGCGGAACTGCAGGAGCTGCTCGCCCCCGCGCAGTAACGATGCCCACCGAGGTGGATCGCCACAGCCCGGCGATCCACCTCGGCCCGCGCCACCGAACCACCGACCGCCCTCGGTCCGGGCTGTCGTTACCTCGAGTCTGTATCGAATACGGCACACGGCAAGGTCATCAGTTCCAGATGCTGGGCCATGCCGTGCCGCTCGATCTCACTCAGCTCGTGTTCCTCCTTGCCCAGCAGGACTTTCGGGTCCACCAGGCTCCGGGACGTGGCATCGTCCATATCTACCGGCGCCGGTCGTCGAGCAGGGCCTGCAGCATGGTCGTCGTCGGGGCGTGGCGAGCGTCGGACGTGCGGGCCAGATTCTCGAGCGACCGCTGTAGCGCGACCAATGCGTCGGTGTGATGAGCCTGCGTCGATCTGATTTCGGCGAGCTCAACGGTGTGCTCGTGGAGAATCGCGGTGTGCTCGGCGAGTGTCGTCGTGTGCTCGGCGAGTGTCGCAGTGTGGTCGGCGAGTGTCGTGCTGTGGTTGGCGAGCATTGTGGTGTGCTCGTGCTGGGTGGCCTTGATGTCGGCGAGGTCGACCGCGGTGTTCTGGGCGAAGGTCTCCAGGCCGCGGAGGCGGTTGTCTGCCGTGGCGTCGTTCATGTGCTCCCCCTGGTGTCGATGCCGTCTGCCCGGGCGAGGGACTCCTCGTCCCGGATGCCGACCACCGTAACCAGCCCGCGGCGACTCGCCAAGGTTCGCCGCGTTCCCGCACCCCTTCGGCGTGCCTGCTCGCGGAAAGCGCTGTGACCGGCGAAAACCGGAGGCGGCGGGGAGCGGCGGTTGCTAGCGTGGACGGCTGTGAAGCACACGCGCGCACCGGAGTTCAGCTGGCGGCGAGTCGTGGCGGCGGACTTCCCGTTGCTCGCCGGGTGGCTCGCCCAACCGCATGTGCGGCGCTGGTGGAATCACGAGTTCACGCCGGAGGCGCTGGAGCGCGATTTCGGCCCGGGCGTGCGCGGCGCCGAGCCGGGGGAGGATCTGCTGGTATCGGCCGACGGCGAGCCCTTCGGTCTGGTACAGCGGTGCCGGCTGGCCGACTACCCGGAGTACCTCGACGAGCTGGCGCCCCTGATCGAGGTGCCGCCCGGCGCGGCCTCGCTGGATTACCTCGTCGGCGACCCGGCCCGGGTGGGGCGCGGTCTCGGCTCGGCCATGCTGCGCGCGATCGTCGCGGCCACCTGGACCGACTACCCGGACAGCGGCTGCCTGCTCGTACCCGTCGCCGCCGCCAACCCGGCGTCGTGGCGCGCGCTGGAGAAGGCGGGTATGCACCGCATCGCGGAGGGCTATCTCACCCCGGACAACCCCGCCGACGACGGGAACCACTACGTCTACCGCATCGATCGCCCCCGGCCCGCGGCGTGAGGCGCGCCCCGGCACCCGATAACCGATTGCGGAACGTACGCGGGCGTCTGAAACAATGGCTCCCCGTGAAGACTTTCGAAACCCTGTTCGCCGAGCTGCAGGATCGTGCGGTCAACCGCCCCGAGGGGTCCGGGACCGTGGCGGCATTGGACGCGGGCGTGCATGCGCAGGGCAAGAAGGTTCTGGAGGAGGCCGGCGAGGTCTGGCTCGCCGCCGAGCACGAGAGCGACGAGGCGCTGTCCGAGGAGATCTCGCAGCTGCTGTACTGGGTGCAGGTGCTGATGGTGGGTCGCGGGCTGCGGCTCGAGGACGTCTACCGACATCTGTGACGGATAGCCCGCCGGATGCCCGGCGGACCGACGCCACCGTCCGTCACGAGTCCCGAAAGGACACCCCATGCTCCGCGTCGCAGTCCCCAACAAAGGCGCCCTCTCCGAATCCGCGGTCGAGATCCTCACCGAGGCCGGTTACCGCAAACGCACCGACTCCCGCGACCTGTCCGTGCTCGACAACGCCAATCAGGTCGAGTTCTTCTTCCTGCGCCCCAAGGACATCGCCATCTACGTGGGCTCGGGCGAACTGGATCTCGGCATCACCGGACGAGACCTGGCGCTGGATTCGGGTGCGCCCGTGCAGGAGCGGTTGAGCCTCGGGTTCGGCCGCTCCACATTCCGCTACGCCGCCCCCGCCGGACGCGAGTGGAAGGTGCAGGACCTCTACGACAAGCGCATCGCCACCTCCTATCCCAACCTCGTACTGCGCGACCTGCAGCGCCACGGCATCGAGGCCGAGGTGATCCGCCTCGACGGCGCCGTGGAGATCTCCATCCAGCTCGGCGTGGCCGACGCCATCGCCGATGTGGTCGGTTCCGGGCGGACGCTGCGCCAGCACAATCTGGTGGCGTTCGGCGAGTCGCTGTGCGATTCGGAGGCGGTGCTGATCGAGGGCGCCGGATCCGACCGCGGTGACAAGACACGCAATCAGCTGGTGGCGCGTGTGCAGGGCGTGGTGTTCGCGCAGCAGTACCTGATGCTGGACTACGACTGCCCGAAGGAACTGCTCGACGCCGCCGCGCGGATCACCCCCGGACTGGAGTCGCCGACGGTCTCGCCGCTGGCCGACGAGGGCTGGGTCGCCGTGCGCGCCCTCGTGCCGCGCGGCCAGGGCAACGACCTGATGGACCAGCTCGCCGAACTCGGCGCCAAGGCCATCCTCGCGACCGACATCCGCTCCTGCCGCGCGTTCTGAGTCCGCGACCGTCCGGGCGGATGGCAGACTGGAGACGGTCGGGGAATCCGAGGTAGGAAAGGATCGCTGTCATGCTGCCCGTGCTCGTCCCCGCCAAGGTTCCGACGAACCTCTTCGAATGGATCGCTCAGCTGCTCTGCCATCTCGGCGGCGGTGTGTGCATCGCCTGATCTACCGCCGCTCCGGTTCGGCAGCGAGGTCTGCC from Nocardia wallacei carries:
- a CDS encoding GNAT family N-acetyltransferase; the encoded protein is MKHTRAPEFSWRRVVAADFPLLAGWLAQPHVRRWWNHEFTPEALERDFGPGVRGAEPGEDLLVSADGEPFGLVQRCRLADYPEYLDELAPLIEVPPGAASLDYLVGDPARVGRGLGSAMLRAIVAATWTDYPDSGCLLVPVAAANPASWRALEKAGMHRIAEGYLTPDNPADDGNHYVYRIDRPRPAA
- a CDS encoding phosphoribosyl-ATP diphosphatase; translation: MKQWLPVKTFETLFAELQDRAVNRPEGSGTVAALDAGVHAQGKKVLEEAGEVWLAAEHESDEALSEEISQLLYWVQVLMVGRGLRLEDVYRHL
- the hisG gene encoding ATP phosphoribosyltransferase, yielding MLRVAVPNKGALSESAVEILTEAGYRKRTDSRDLSVLDNANQVEFFFLRPKDIAIYVGSGELDLGITGRDLALDSGAPVQERLSLGFGRSTFRYAAPAGREWKVQDLYDKRIATSYPNLVLRDLQRHGIEAEVIRLDGAVEISIQLGVADAIADVVGSGRTLRQHNLVAFGESLCDSEAVLIEGAGSDRGDKTRNQLVARVQGVVFAQQYLMLDYDCPKELLDAAARITPGLESPTVSPLADEGWVAVRALVPRGQGNDLMDQLAELGAKAILATDIRSCRAF